ATGGAGCCGATATTCTGCGCACCCCGTGCAGCGATATTAAGAAGGTCGACGAACATACGCTCTCCCTCGTAAAGGATATGTTCGAGACCATGCAGACTGCCGACGGGGTGGGACTGGCGGCCAATCAGGTCGGCGCGGGCGACCGTCTTGTCGTCATACGGATACCGGAGAACGAGCGGCGCAAGGGGCAGTCGCTTACCATGGTCAATCCAGTCATCAAAGCCCGCTCGGAAGAGACCGTTGCCGATGAGGAAGGCTGCCTCTCGGTGCCCGGGGTACGTGCCGAGGTCACTCGACCGAAGCTCGTCACCGTGGAATATTACGACCTCGACGGCAAGCTCTACCGCGTGGAAGCGGACGGGCTTCTCGCACGCGTCATGCAGCATGAGATAGATCATATCGACGGCACCGTTTTCGTGGAGCGCATCCCCAATGAAATAAAACG
This window of the Spirochaetota bacterium genome carries:
- the def gene encoding peptide deformylase, with amino-acid sequence MAVRRIFWYGADILRTPCSDIKKVDEHTLSLVKDMFETMQTADGVGLAANQVGAGDRLVVIRIPENERRKGQSLTMVNPVIKARSEETVADEEGCLSVPGVRAEVTRPKLVTVEYYDLDGKLYRVEADGLLARVMQHEIDHIDGTVFVERIPNEIKRELTLELRRIKREEKNRIL